The Thalassotalea psychrophila genome window below encodes:
- a CDS encoding cupin domain-containing protein — protein sequence MNLNLDRSLALAINTTDMAWEESPSKGVFRKKLEREGAESGLTTSVVKYRQGTSFSAHQHPSGEEIFVLEGVFEDEHGKFPKGTYFRNPPGSSHSPKSPEGCELFVKLNQFQAGDSEFVKIETAEQEWLPGLVDGLSVMPLHSFGTEHTALVRWQPGTHFQPHVHAGGEEIFVLDGVFEDEHGTYPKGTWLRSPNYSKHNPFSEQGCIILVKTGYML from the coding sequence ATGAATTTAAATTTAGACCGTAGCCTTGCTTTGGCAATAAACACCACAGATATGGCTTGGGAAGAATCCCCTAGTAAAGGTGTGTTTCGTAAAAAATTAGAACGTGAAGGTGCTGAATCTGGCTTAACGACTAGTGTGGTTAAATATAGGCAGGGCACCAGTTTTTCAGCACATCAACATCCTAGTGGTGAAGAAATTTTTGTACTCGAAGGTGTTTTTGAAGATGAACATGGCAAATTTCCAAAAGGCACTTATTTTAGAAACCCTCCTGGCAGCTCTCATTCGCCGAAAAGCCCTGAAGGTTGTGAGCTATTTGTAAAATTGAATCAGTTTCAGGCTGGCGATAGTGAGTTTGTAAAAATTGAAACCGCAGAACAAGAATGGTTGCCAGGTTTAGTGGATGGTTTGTCGGTAATGCCATTACATTCTTTTGGCACCGAACATACGGCACTGGTGCGTTGGCAACCGGGTACTCATTTTCAACCACATGTGCATGCTGGCGGTGAAGAAATATTTGTTCTTGATGGGGTGTTTGAAGATGAACATGGCACTTATCCAAAAGGTACTTGGTTGCGCTCTCCTAATTATTCCAAACATAATCCATTTAGTGAGCAGGGATGCATTATTTTAGTTAAAACGGGGTATATGCTGTAG